The following are from one region of the Cetobacterium somerae genome:
- the brnQ gene encoding branched-chain amino acid transport system II carrier protein → MNKRKEILVLGLALFSMFFGAGNLLFPPSLGVAVGQSWLIAGIGFFITGVGLPLLGILAFTKGGSLDEFASKVSKKFNTAYLTTLILVIGPLFAIPRTGSTTFEMGVLPLIEGIDPKIAAIACSVIFFGITLFLVLNESKVTDVLGKFLTPIILIILALITIFGILNPIGQPVASVIEGSQFSYGFINGYQTMDALASVLFGVIIVKGLEGKGVTDSKEQKVFLTGAGFIAALGLGLIYFSLIYLGAQISSIQNLSTAQTALMVAELTLGSSGKIAFGICVAAACLTTSVGLTALVSDWFSKLTNVSYKKVAIITCIFSAILAVAGLDYIISLAVPVLVILYPVTIVLIVLNIFGVENRNCFAFATIITLIISILEVLKVNLSFIPLSNLGFAWIIPAIIAFLIGKVIKN, encoded by the coding sequence ATGAATAAAAGAAAAGAGATTTTAGTTTTGGGCTTGGCATTATTTTCGATGTTTTTTGGGGCGGGGAATTTATTATTTCCACCATCTCTTGGAGTAGCGGTTGGGCAAAGTTGGCTTATAGCAGGAATTGGATTTTTTATAACTGGAGTTGGGTTACCATTACTTGGAATTCTTGCTTTTACAAAAGGTGGAAGTTTAGATGAGTTTGCAAGTAAAGTTTCTAAAAAATTTAATACAGCATATTTAACAACATTAATTTTAGTAATTGGACCACTATTTGCAATTCCAAGAACGGGATCAACTACTTTTGAAATGGGAGTATTACCACTAATAGAAGGGATAGATCCTAAAATAGCTGCAATAGCTTGTTCTGTTATATTTTTCGGGATAACATTATTTTTAGTTTTAAATGAATCTAAAGTAACGGATGTTTTAGGAAAATTTCTAACACCAATTATATTAATAATTTTAGCTTTAATAACAATCTTTGGAATTTTAAATCCAATTGGGCAACCTGTGGCAAGTGTAATAGAAGGAAGTCAATTTTCATATGGATTTATAAATGGTTATCAAACAATGGATGCATTAGCTTCAGTTTTATTTGGTGTAATAATAGTAAAAGGATTAGAAGGAAAAGGTGTTACGGATTCTAAAGAACAAAAAGTTTTTTTAACTGGAGCAGGATTTATAGCAGCATTAGGATTAGGACTAATATATTTTAGCTTAATTTACCTAGGAGCTCAAATTAGCAGTATACAAAATTTGTCCACAGCTCAAACAGCGCTAATGGTAGCTGAATTAACATTAGGAAGTTCAGGAAAGATTGCATTTGGTATTTGTGTAGCAGCAGCATGTTTAACAACTTCTGTAGGATTAACAGCATTGGTGAGTGATTGGTTTTCAAAGTTAACAAATGTATCATATAAAAAAGTAGCTATTATAACATGTATATTTTCAGCAATATTAGCAGTGGCAGGTTTAGACTATATCATAAGTTTAGCTGTACCAGTTTTAGTAATTCTTTATCCAGTTACTATTGTATTGATTGTTTTAAATATTTTTGGAGTTGAAAATAGAAATTGTTTTGCCTTTGCAACGATAATTACTTTAATTATAAGTATTTTAGAAGTTTTAAAAGTAAACTTATCATTTATACCTTTGTCAAATTTAGGTTTTGCATGGATTATTCCAGCAATAATTGCCTTTTTAATTGGAAAAGTTATAAAAAATTAA
- a CDS encoding WYL domain-containing protein: MKKVRVTVSEDIWRLLKKDSEEFGINNNKLCNFILDKFKYTKKFDIDKFIEPQGRPLKKVIQFDLNVANKGIYYDILKANDVEIEAEFFRDLFEIYSSQFKYQREIFIFQDTYKIVLEAIKNKSKMRILYMEDNLIISPYFIKREDQGDENFIFAYDDENKIYRSVKLKDVVILGVLNEKIQIRDKKYIENMRKNFDPFLGERLLIKAIFTPIGESMLKSFTNYKPKLIKKDENIYQFEMTLENAKFYFASFLKEVTIIEPQKLRDELRSSFLQAYKIYDDKKN; encoded by the coding sequence ATGAAAAAAGTAAGGGTTACAGTTTCAGAAGACATTTGGAGACTTTTAAAAAAAGATTCAGAAGAGTTTGGAATAAACAATAATAAATTATGTAATTTTATTTTAGATAAATTTAAATACACTAAAAAATTTGATATTGATAAGTTTATAGAGCCTCAAGGAAGACCTTTAAAAAAAGTTATACAATTTGACTTAAATGTAGCTAATAAAGGTATATATTATGATATTTTAAAGGCAAATGATGTAGAGATAGAAGCTGAATTTTTTAGAGATCTTTTTGAAATATACTCATCACAATTTAAGTATCAACGAGAAATCTTTATATTTCAAGATACTTACAAAATAGTTTTAGAAGCTATAAAAAATAAATCAAAAATGAGAATACTTTATATGGAAGATAATTTAATAATATCTCCATATTTTATAAAAAGAGAGGATCAAGGAGATGAAAATTTTATATTTGCTTATGATGATGAGAATAAAATTTATAGAAGCGTAAAATTAAAAGATGTTGTCATTTTAGGTGTGTTAAACGAAAAAATTCAAATTAGAGATAAAAAATATATTGAAAATATGAGAAAAAATTTTGATCCATTTTTAGGAGAAAGATTATTAATAAAAGCTATTTTTACTCCAATAGGAGAGAGTATGTTAAAAAGTTTTACTAACTATAAACCTAAACTTATAAAAAAAGATGAGAATATCTATCAGTTTGAAATGACTTTAGAGAATGCCAAGTTTTACTTTGCTTCTTTTCTAAAAGAAGTTACAATAATAGAGCCACAAAAATTAAGAGATGAACTAAGAAGTTCTTTTTTACAAGCATATAAAATTTATGATGATAAAAAAAATTAA